The window CAGCGCCGCGTGGATGAGGTGCGTCGCCGAGTGGGCCTGCGTGGCACCGCGGCGCCACGAGGGGTCGACCACCGAGCGCGCCTGGTCGCCGACGGCCACCTGGCCGCTGGTGACCTCGACGCGGTGGCTGATCAGCCCCTTCACCGGCTTCTGCACGTCGAGCACGGTCAGCTCGAAGCCGTCGCCGATGATCGTTCCGGCGTCGGCCTCCTGGCCGCCCGACTCCGCGTAGAGGGCGGTCTCGGCGAGGATGACCTCGACCTGCTCCCCCGCGACGGCCGACGTCACCGAGACGCCGTCGACGATCAGGCCGAGCACCGGCGACTCCGCCTCGAGCTCGTCGTAGCCGCGGAACACGGTCTCGCCGAGGGCGCGGAACTGGCTGTACACGGTGAGGTCGGTGATGCCGAGCTTCTTCGCCTTGGCGTCGGCCTTGGCGCGCTGCTTCTGCTCGGCCATCAGCGACTCGAACGCGACGCGGTCGACGGCGAGGCCGGACTCCTCGGCGATCTCGAGGGTGAGGTCGATCGGGAAGCCGTAGGTGTCGTGCAGCAGGAAGGCGGTGTCGCCGGCGAGCACGGGCGCGGCGTCGGTGCCCGAGGCCGCCTTCTGCTTCACCGCGGCGACCGCGGTGTCGAGGATGGTCGTGCCGCCGGTGAGCGTGCGGAGGAAGGACTCCTCCTCGGCGTACGCACCGCGCGAGATGCGCGAGAAGTCGGTCTCGACCTCGGGATAGGCCGCCTTCATCGCATCGCGCGAGGCGGTCAGCAGCTCGGGCATGGTCGCGGTGTCGACGCCGAGCAGGCGCATCGAGCGCACCGTGCGCCGGAGCAGGCGCCGCAGCACGTAGCCGCGGCCGTCGTTGGCGGGCGTGACGCCGTCGCTCATCAGCATCAGGGCGGAGCGCACGTGATCGGCGACCACGCGCATCCGCACGTCGTCGTCGTGGTCGGCGCCGTAGCGTCGGCCCGAGATCTCGGCGGCGCGGTCGAGCACCGGGCGCACCTGGTCGATCTCGTAGAGGTGCTCGACGCCCTGCTTGAGGAAGGCGACGCGCTCGAGGCCCATGCCGGTGTCGATGTTCTTGCGCGGCAGCTCGCCGAGGATCTCGAACTCGGTCTTGGAGGTGCCCTCGCCGCGGAGGTACTGCATGAACACGAGGTTCCAGATCTCGATGTAGCGGTTCTCGTCGGCAGCGGGGCCGCCCTCGGCACCGTAGGCGGGGCCGCGGTCGAAGTAGATCTCCGAGCAGGGCCCGGCCGGACCGGGCTGGCCGGTGGACCAGTAGTTGTCCTCCTTGCCGAAGCGCTGGATGCGTGCATCCGGAACCCCTGCCACCCGCTTCCAGATGTCGATCGCCTCGTCGTCGTCCTCGTAGACGGTGACCCAGAGGTCGCGCTCGGCGAGGCCCAGGCCGCCCTCGGACTCGGGCGTGGTGAGCAGCTCCCAGGCGTACCCGATCGCGCCCTCCTTGAAGTAGTCGCCGAACGAGAAGTTGCCGTTCATCTGGAAGAAGGTGCCGTGCCGGGTGGTCTTGCCGACCTCCTCGATGTCGAGGGTGCGGATGCACTTCTGCACGCTCGTGGCGCGCGGGTACGGTGCGGGCACCAGCCCCGACAGGTACGGGATGAACGGCACCATGCCGGCGACGGTGAACAGCAGCGACGGATCGTCGCTGACGAGCGAGGCGGACGGCACGACGGTGTGGCCGCGATCGCCGAAGAAGTCGAGCCAGCGGTTGCGGATGTCAGCGGTGAGCATGGGTGAAGTGGTGTTCCCGGTTCGGATCGGCGCGGAGTTCGGATCGGCAGGCGGGCACCGGCGAGCTGCCGGACCCCGTGCCCGGCTACTTGGAGAGCGCGTCCCCGGCGCCGGAGATGGCGTCGCGGAGCTCGGCCTCGCGCTCGCGGTAGCCGTCGACGAGTGAGTCGCTGAACTCCTTGGTCTTGCGGTCGAGCTCGGAGAAGAACTCCTTGCCGCTCTTGGTCTGGTTCACCTGGTGGGCGACGGCGAAACCCACGCCGATGCCGATGACGAGCCACAGGATCTTCTTCATTGCGTTCTCCTCGTTCGTTCCGGGCGCACGACGGCGACCGTTCAAGCCTTCGTCAAGCTTAGCCCGCCGGTCCGGCGGCGGTCGCGAAGGCCGCCGATCAGCCTGCTGCGCGGATGGCGACGGGCGATGACGTCTGGGTCACGATGGCGTAGCCCTGCTTCGTGCCGGTGACGGCGACGGAGATGCTGTGCCCGGTGTCGGCGGTGCTCAGCAGGTACACCGACTTCACCTTGCCGGTCAGCGGCACGCCGTCGCGAAGCCACTGGTAGCTCAGTGCGACGGGTGCGGGGGCCCAGGCACCCGGCTGCGCCGTCAGCGTCGTGCCGACGGACGGCACCCCGCTGATGATCGGGGTCGGCGTCGCGCTGAGCTTGGCCAGCACCGCGGCGGTCACGGAGCTGGTTCGGGTCGTCGTCGTGTACCCGGTCAGGGTGCCCGTCACGGCGACCGAGACCGTGGCTCCCGCGTCGGCCTTGACCAGGCGGTAGGAGGATGCCGTCGCTCCCGGGATCGGGGTCCCGGAGCACAGCCACTGGTAGCCGAACGCCGGGGCGGGCGACCAGCCCGTGGTGACCGCCTTCAGGATGCTGCCGACGGCCGCGGTGCCCGTGATCGTCGGGACGGGGCTGGTCGTGAAGGGCTTGGGCCGGAGGGTCATCGACGTCGAGACATCGGGTACGACGCCCCCG of the Herbiconiux flava genome contains:
- the alaS gene encoding alanine--tRNA ligase; this translates as MLTADIRNRWLDFFGDRGHTVVPSASLVSDDPSLLFTVAGMVPFIPYLSGLVPAPYPRATSVQKCIRTLDIEEVGKTTRHGTFFQMNGNFSFGDYFKEGAIGYAWELLTTPESEGGLGLAERDLWVTVYEDDDEAIDIWKRVAGVPDARIQRFGKEDNYWSTGQPGPAGPCSEIYFDRGPAYGAEGGPAADENRYIEIWNLVFMQYLRGEGTSKTEFEILGELPRKNIDTGMGLERVAFLKQGVEHLYEIDQVRPVLDRAAEISGRRYGADHDDDVRMRVVADHVRSALMLMSDGVTPANDGRGYVLRRLLRRTVRSMRLLGVDTATMPELLTASRDAMKAAYPEVETDFSRISRGAYAEEESFLRTLTGGTTILDTAVAAVKQKAASGTDAAPVLAGDTAFLLHDTYGFPIDLTLEIAEESGLAVDRVAFESLMAEQKQRAKADAKAKKLGITDLTVYSQFRALGETVFRGYDELEAESPVLGLIVDGVSVTSAVAGEQVEVILAETALYAESGGQEADAGTIIGDGFELTVLDVQKPVKGLISHRVEVTSGQVAVGDQARSVVDPSWRRGATQAHSATHLIHAALRQTLGEEAHQAGSYNKAGYMRLDFSWNQPLSAATRTEIEEIANTAIRDDLQVVTRELPLDEARSMGAMALFGEKYGEVVRMVDIGGPWSRELCAGTHVSTSAQIGLINLQGESSIGSANRRVEALVGLEAFREFAAERALVSQLTSSLKAPRDEIATRVADLAANLKAAEKKIAAFEASQLSTRIPALAAAARPAGAVSLVAADLGELRSPDDVRQLASGVREALVAGGSAAAVVALAAAVNGKPVVIVATTDGARAAGVKAGALAKIAAGVLGGGGGGKDDLAQGGGTDVGAVPAALEAIGRAVTAG